In the Candidatus Poribacteria bacterium genome, GTCCATTTCAGGACGCGCCACTCTATTTGGAAACGCGGTCGATTCGTAAGACGCACAACTGAACGTTATACATACTCTGATGTTCGCGCCATTGAATCAGAATGTCCGGCTGTCCGCTTCGTCTTGCCGAAAAACAGGGGATATCAAGGGACCATCACAGCACTACAGGGCGGACAAACACGTCCTTATGTTGAAGGCGTGACAGCAGACTATGCCACAAGCATGCATTGGAATGTGCGATACGGACGTTTTTTTACACGAGAGGATATTGACACCGCGGCACAAGTGTGCGTCCTCGGTGCTGAAGCCGCGATTGATCTGTTCGGTAACATTAATGCCATTGGGCAGGAAGTGAAAATAAAAATTCGCTGGCGACACCCTTTCGTGCGGTGCCGCGTCATCGGCATCATGGCACCTAAAGGCAGAAGTCTCCGCAGTTACACCTCATTGGACGATATAGTCTGTGTCCCACTCACAACGCATCAGCAACGCCTCTCTGGCATTCGGTATATTGAGTACTTGCTTGTCTTTTTTCACAAAGGTGCAGATGTCTCTGGTGTGATTGATTCTGTTCGAGATGTGCTACAGAAGCGACACCGGGGGACCAAAGACTTTATCTCCTATCGGATACCGAAACGGACTCTCAGACGCTTGGAACACATCCAAAAGATGATAAAAATCGCCTTGGGCAGCATCGCAGGTTTTTCGCTATTCGTCAGCGGGATCGGCATTATGAATATCTGCCTTGTTTCTGTTGGTGAAAAGACCCGAGAGATAGGATTGCGAAAATCGGTTGGAGCGAAACGTATTCACATCTTTGGACAATTCTTAACAGAGTCGATCTGTCTATGTTTTTGTGGTGGGGTACTCGGTATCGTGGGAGGTTGGCTTGCGGCGCAAGGTATGGCACGTCTCGCCGTGCGTATTCTCCCCATTGTGGATGAATGGCCCGTCGTTCTCTCCGTGCCGTGGATGCTGACATCGGTTGTCTTTTCCGTCTTCATGGGTATCATTTTTGGGGTCTATCCTGCCATGCGAGCAGCACGGTTGACACCTATTGATGCACTCCGATTCGAGAACTAAGGAGAATTTTTTGAGAAGTTACTATTTACTTTTAACCTGTTGTCTGTTTTTCCACCCGCTCATTTGTACACCCGCAGATACACCCAAATCCCGTCCTGATAGTCATGCGCCGATCGGCGTAATGGGCGACCACGCACATAAAACCGGCGAAGTGATGCTCTCTTATAGGTTTATGGCGATGGATATGCGAGGGCTACAATCGGGTACCACTGCCATAGAGACTGTGGATGTCTTAAAAGACTTTATGATGTCCCCGACCACGATGCAGATGCAGATGCATACACTCGGTGGCATGATCGCGCCGCATGATAAAATCACCCTCATGGCAATGACGAGTTATCAGCAACGCCAGATGAAGATGGAGGGGGCAGACCGACACATCCACGGTAGCCATAAACATCCCCCCGCGCCCCACGAGATGTCAAGTGGTGGTATGGGGGATATGAAACTTGAGGTTTTACTCACGTTCTGGAAAAGACACCGCTTGATGATCCTTTTAAACGCGGGCGTATCCATTCCGACGGGTAGCATTGAAGAAACGAGTGAGAATGGAGACCTATTCCCCTATCCGATGCAACTGGGGAGTGGTTCGTTTGAAGCCCGTCCGGGTGTTACGCTTTTTGGGTATCACGGAAACTGGTCTTATGGTAGCCAACTGCGTGGTATGTTTCCACTTCATACCAATACTGGAGGGTATCGGTACGGAAACGCTTTCACCGCCACGGCATGGGGCGCACGACAGATAAACGGTTGGATCAGTTTCAGCGGTAGAGTTCTCTTTTCACACGAGGGAAATATACACGGTAGCCATCCCGACTTAAATCCAAACATGAGTCCAAGTCACCGTCCAGACTTTCGGGGCGGTAGCCGGCTGGACCTCGCGATTTCAAGCAATCTTATGGTTCCTCGGGGTCCATTGGCAGGACAACGTCTTGCTGTTGAATGGATATTGCCTCTTTATCAAGAT is a window encoding:
- a CDS encoding transporter; this translates as MRSYYLLLTCCLFFHPLICTPADTPKSRPDSHAPIGVMGDHAHKTGEVMLSYRFMAMDMRGLQSGTTAIETVDVLKDFMMSPTTMQMQMHTLGGMIAPHDKITLMAMTSYQQRQMKMEGADRHIHGSHKHPPAPHEMSSGGMGDMKLEVLLTFWKRHRLMILLNAGVSIPTGSIEETSENGDLFPYPMQLGSGSFEARPGVTLFGYHGNWSYGSQLRGMFPLHTNTGGYRYGNAFTATAWGARQINGWISFSGRVLFSHEGNIHGSHPDLNPNMSPSHRPDFRGGSRLDLAISSNLMVPRGPLAGQRLAVEWILPLYQDVTGTQLTTAWRLILGWQYAFHL
- a CDS encoding ABC transporter permease, encoding MKLQAAVLAGFRHLIENRLRAGLSILGIFIGIASVLCMMTIGDGAKLLIEKDLEKLGGANQVHFRTRHSIWKRGRFVRRTTERYTYSDVRAIESECPAVRFVLPKNRGYQGTITALQGGQTRPYVEGVTADYATSMHWNVRYGRFFTREDIDTAAQVCVLGAEAAIDLFGNINAIGQEVKIKIRWRHPFVRCRVIGIMAPKGRSLRSYTSLDDIVCVPLTTHQQRLSGIRYIEYLLVFFHKGADVSGVIDSVRDVLQKRHRGTKDFISYRIPKRTLRRLEHIQKMIKIALGSIAGFSLFVSGIGIMNICLVSVGEKTREIGLRKSVGAKRIHIFGQFLTESICLCFCGGVLGIVGGWLAAQGMARLAVRILPIVDEWPVVLSVPWMLTSVVFSVFMGIIFGVYPAMRAARLTPIDALRFEN